The Cottoperca gobio chromosome 6, fCotGob3.1, whole genome shotgun sequence genome has a segment encoding these proteins:
- the LOC115009238 gene encoding Fanconi anemia core complex-associated protein 24-like, whose protein sequence is MDTKAPSLLNAVPPYGHVIASEKWRNSSLIQSLKCGGVKTLFENELGVADFHLPNKSCILYVSECDIIAGNGYKRKLVRYRNSSSSFQELVLVENTRLSEQYFSAVQKFVVLDLGLTLLPVSGQTEASQLISQMVDGEGRENPFRSRSSSLLLDPLVLALVQHVPGVGRVKALALLQHFSSIHQLCNAAPDQLEHIVGQAAAQQIHSFFHKPTAAGS, encoded by the exons ATGGACACCAAAGCGCCTTCTCTGCTGAATGCGGTTCCTCCTTACGGACATGTTATAGCCAGCGAGAAATGGAGGAATTCGTCCCTCattcaaagtttaaaat GTGGAGGAGTGAAAACCCTCTTTGAGAATGAGCTTGGCGTGGCAGATTTCCACCTGCCCAACAAAAGCTGCATCCTGTACGTGTCTGAGTGCGACATCATAGCAGGAAACGGCTACAAGAGGAAACTGGTTCGCTACAGAAAC agcagcagcagtttccAGGAGCTGGTGTTGGTGGAGAACACCAGACTCAGTGAGCAGTACTTCTCTGCGGTGCAGAAGTTTGTGGTGTTGGACCTCGGATTGACTCTGCTGCCGGTCAGCGGGCAGACTGAGGCCTCGCAGCTCATCAGTCAGATG GTTGACGGGGAGGGCAGAGAGAACCCCTTCAGGAGCAGGAGTTCCTCTCTGCTGTTGGACCCACTGGTCCTGGCTCTGGTGCAGCATGTCCCTGGGGTCGGCAGGGTCAAAGCTCTGGCCCTGCTGCAGCACTTCTCCAGCATCCACCAGCTCTGCAACGCCGCCCCCGACCAGCTGGAGCACATTGTGGGTCAGGCTGCGGCTCAGCAAATCCACAGCTTCTTCCACAAACCCACTGCTGCTGGAAGCTGA